One Thamnophis elegans isolate rThaEle1 chromosome 2, rThaEle1.pri, whole genome shotgun sequence genomic window, TGGAGAGAAGCTCTATCAATGCTCCCAATGTGACAAAAGATTTAGCATTCCTTCTAATCTGGTGAGACACAAGAGgactcacactggggagaaactctttgaatgtcctgtttgtgggaaaagtttcagtcaaaattcccacctggtggaacaccagaccacacacacaggagagaaaccttataaaTGTTCtgtttgtgggaaatgtttcagtctgaattccaatctggtgatacaccagagaactcacacaggagaaaaaccatatcagtgcctggattgtgggaaacgtttcagtcagaGTTCCTacttggtgaaacaccagaggactcacacaggagaaaaaccatatcagtgcctggattgtggaaaaagtttcaggcAGTCTTCCCAGCTGGTGGAACACCACAGaatacacacaggagagaaaccgtataaatgcagtgattgtggaaaaagtttcagtttGAATTCctgcctggtgatacaccagagaactcacacaggaatAAAACCATTTCAATGTCCGGATTGTGgtaaaggtttcagtcagaattccaatctgatgatacaccagaggactcacactggagaaaaaccatatcaatgtccggattgtgggaaaagtttcagtcagaattcccacctggtgaaacaccagaggactcacacaggagaaaaaccgtatGAGTGCCTggcttgtgggaaaagtttcagttggAATTCCAACCTAGTCGAACACCATAGGAcacacacgggagagaaaccgtataaatgtagtgattgtgggaaaagtttcagtcagaattcctgcCTGGTGATACACAAGcgtactcacacaggagagaaaccatatgagtgttcaGAATGTGGGAAAACTTTCAGTTGCAAGTCTGAACTTGGGAAGCACCAGAAgacccacacaggagaaaaaccatatgagtgtttGTATTGTGGGAAAACTTTCAGTAAGAGTTCCAatttggtgatacaccagagaactcacacaggagaaaaaccatatcagTGTCCCgcttgtgggaaaggtttcaggcAGAATTCCCATCTGgtggaacaccagaggactcacacaggagagagacCGTTTGAATGTCCggattgtgggaaagatttcagtaCTAGGTCTAGCCTTATAAATCATGTAAGGTTACACATAGGGGAGTAATCATTCAAACTCCCAGATTGCAGACAGGGTTTCACACAAAGTTCACTAGACAAGCCATGTTCATTTCATGtaacttcttcatatgttttagcctgcaggCTTCTACTTTGATCTGGACttccttttgctttcttcttcctttttctttcctttctctaatCCCATCtgagcttcctttttctttcttcttcttttctctttcctttctttgttctGAGCTTCCTTTCTTGGGCCCAGTGTGGCCGTTCCCTTTCACAGAGTCAAAGGGAACTG contains:
- the LOC116504772 gene encoding zinc finger and SCAN domain-containing protein 2-like isoform X1, with product MWEKHRLQITTDSGQQDPSSEKPYKCLECGKSFSRKSFLMIHGRIHTGEKLYQCSQCDKRFSIPSNLVRHKRTHTGEKLFECPVCGKSFSQNSHLVEHQTTHTGEKPYKCSVCGKCFSLNSNLVIHQRTHTGEKPYQCLDCGKRFSQSSYLVKHQRTHTGEKPYQCLDCGKSFRQSSQLVEHHRIHTGEKPYKCSDCGKSFSLNSCLVIHQRTHTGIKPFQCPDCGKGFSQNSNLMIHQRTHTGEKPYQCPDCGKSFSQNSHLVKHQRTHTGEKPYECLACGKSFSWNSNLVEHHRTHTGEKPYKCSDCGKSFSQNSCLVIHKRTHTGEKPYECSECGKTFSCKSELGKHQKTHTGEKPYECLYCGKTFSKSSNLVIHQRTHTGEKPYQCPACGKGFRQNSHLVEHQRTHTGERPFECPDCGKDFSTRSSLINHVRLHIGE